Genomic DNA from Dehalogenimonas lykanthroporepellens BL-DC-9:
GGCGGCGTCTTCGGCCGCCTTTTTGACCTCCAAAGCCCGAGAATTGGCCGATTCTATGGTCTGTGACGTTAACCGGTCGGCGGCTTCACCGGCGGTATCAACCAGGCTGTCGCCGGCTTCATCGGCTTTTCCAGCCTGAACCTTGACGGCCAGAGCGGTATCGAATCCCTGGCGGGCGGCTGACTTGGCGGCGTTGCCGGCTTCAACGACGCCGGCTGAAGAATCGCCTTCAATATGGGTGGCTGCTTCCAGGGCGACGTCACCGGCGATATTGGCTAGTTCGGAACGACGGGCGGTATCTTCAGCCGCCCGGAAAGCGGCGGCGGCGGCTGACTTGGCGGCCCGGCCGGCCCTGAGTGCCCGGGTTATGGTTTCCCGGCTTGGTTCGTGTAACAACGCTGACGCCACTTCAGCGGCGTCGGCGGCGGCTTTTTCCGCCTGACTGCCGGCGGCCAGGGCTTCTTCAATGGAGTTTTCCAGGGCTTCCCTGGTGGACAAGGCGGTAAGTTCGGCGCGGGCGGCGGCTTCTTCCGCGGCGCGGGCGGCCGCCTGGGCCGACTCGAGGGCGGTCATTTCGACATCCTGGGCTTTCGCGGTAGCTTCTTCGGCGGCATACTTGGCGGCCCGGGCGGTCTTTTCCGCCTGAGCGGCGGCTTCTTCGGCCCGGTGGGCGGCTTCCGAAGCGACCTGAGAAGCCTGCTCGGCGGCTGATCTGGCGGCGTTGGAGGCTGATTCAGAACGCGCGGCGGCGTCTTCGGCCAGACGCCGGGCTTCTTCTGCCGAATCCAGGGCTTTGGTGGCGGCTTCCTGCGCCTTGCGCATGGCTTCAGCGGCGGCTTCCTGGACGGATCGAGACGATTCTTCGGCCCTGGCGGCGGCGGCCAGGGCGGCCTCGCGCGCGGCGTCAGATGCTTTTCGGGATTCTTCGGCCATGCGCTGGGCGGCCAGTCCGGCGGTTTCGGCGCGCCTGGCGGCTTCGTCTGAAACCTTAGCCGCTTCTTCCGCGGCGGTCCTGGCCGAAGCTCCGGCTATCTCGGCCTTTTGGGCGGCTTCATCGGCGGTTTTCTGAAAAACCTGAGCCGCCGTTTCAGCGCCCTGCTTGGCTTCCTCCGCTTTGCCGGCGGCCTCATCGGCGGCTTTCTTGGCTTCGCTGGCCGCGGTGGCTGCCGCCCGGGTGGCCTTTTCAGCGGCTTGCTCTCCGGCCTGGCGGGCTTCCACGGCTCTTTTATCGGCTTCGTGAGCGGCTTTGGTGGCGTTGTCTGCGGCACCGGAAGCCTGGGCGGCGGCGGCTTCCGCCTGGCGGGCGGCCTGAACCGCCGCCCGGATATTGGCATCCATCTCATCGAGAATCTGGGGCAGAGGCTTGATCAGGATTTGCGGTTCTGGTTCGTGGGAATCCGGGCTTTTACTCATGATTATCCTGGTCCTCCGTCTGATTATTAATGGCCGGTCGATTCCGGTTTTGTCGGAATGCGTAAAGTGAATGCGACCGTAATTTAATTTAATGCCTGGGTAGGGTTGTGTCAACCGCTGAGAACTTCCGGTTTCCAGGCAACATATTGAATTATATCGTTAACGCCGGGAAGTCGCGATATGATATTATTGACATAATAAAAAATATATGTCCGACCTTTCGCTGTATTTTCACCTGCCCTTCTGCCGCCGCCGATGCCGTTACTGTTCTTTTGTAACTCAGGCCGGGCGGGAAGCCCTCATACCGGAATATGTCGCCGCCCTGGAAGCCGAACTGCGGCTGAGACGCCGTTCGGGGGCAGTCGTCCGGACCATTTATTTCGGCGGTGGTACCCCCAGTCTGGCCGGGGCCGAACTCATCGGCCGGCTGGTGAGAGCGGTAGCCGACGAATATGAAATCGGTCCCGGGGCTGAAATCACCCTGGAAACCAATCCAGGCACTGTGGAAATGGCGGGGTTTCGGGGATTTCGCGCCGCCGGCATCAACCGCCTGAGCCTGGGCGCCCAGAGTCTGGCCGACCGGGAGCTGGAATACCTGGGCCGGACACATTCGGCCGACCGGGTCGGTGAGGCGGTCGAAGAAGCCCGGCGGGCGGGTTTCGATAACATCAGCCTGGACTTCATCTACGGCCTGCCGGGGCGGTCGCCGGTTGACTGGCGCCGGATGCTGGCCGATATCACCACTTTGGGCGCGGAGCATCTGTCGTTTTACGGTTTGAGCATTGACGCCGGTACACCGCTGGCAGAGGCAGTGGCGGCGGGCCGGGATGAACCGGTCGACCCTGATGCCGCGGCCGACGAGTACGAGTCAGCGAGCGACTGCCTGGAACGGGCCGGTTACCTTCAGTACGAAATATCCAACTGGGCCGCACCCGGCCGGGAAAGCCGTCATAACCTGGTGTACTGGCAGGGCGGGGAGTATCTGGGACTGGGTGCCGGGGCTCATTCCTACGCTGACGGTCGGCGAACGGCCAATTCCCCGGACACGGATGAATACCTGGAGTGCCTGGTGGAGCGCCGGTCAGCCGGCGTTTTCGAAGAAACGATAACCCCGGAGATGGGGCTGAGCGAGACGGTGATACTGGGACTCCGGCTGAACCGGGGGGTGTCGGCGGGTGACATCCGCCGGCGGTTTGGTATAGACTTATTCAGCGCTTACGCGACTGAAATAGAAGAGTTGCGTAGCTTCGGTTTACTGGAACCAAGCGGCCGGGAAAACCTGCGGCTGACCCGGCGCGGCCGTCTTCTGGGCAATGAGGTTTTTCTGCGTTTTTTGCCATTTTCAGATTAAAGGATACCTATGGGACAGAGCAACATTCGTAATTTTTGTATCATCGCGCATATCGACCATGGAAAATCGACCCTGGCCGACCGCCTGATAGAGAGCACCGGCGCCATGCGCCGGGAAGAAATGGCCGAGCAGGTCATGGACCGGATGGAACTGGAGCGGGAGCGAGGCATCACCATCAAGGCCAAGGCGATGCGGCTGAATTATATCGCGGCTGACGGCAACACTTACCTGTTGAATCTCATCGATACCCCCGGCCATGTCGATTTCTCCTATGAGGTATCCCGCACCCTGGCGGCTTGTGAGGGTGCGGTGCTGCTTATCGATGTCACCCAGGGCATCCAGGCCCAGACCCTGGCCAATGTCTATCTGGCCATGGAACACAACCTTGAGATAATTCCGGTATTGAATAAGGTGGATCTGCCCAGCGGTGAACCGGAACGGGTCATGGATGAAGTCGAAAGCGTGCTGGGTTACGGGGAACAAGAGACCCTCAAGGTTTCCGGCAAGACCGGACAGGGTGTCCGCGAACTGCTGGAGGCGGTGGTCGAACGGGTGCCGCCGCCTTCCGGGGACCGGTCGCAACCGCTGAGGGCCCTTATCTTCGATTCCCATTATGACCCTTACAAGGGGGTTATCGCTTATCTCAGGGTAGTGGACGGCCGGATAGCCAGCGGCGATCGGCTTAAACTGATGGGGCAGGGCACTGTCCTGGAAGTCCTTGAGGTCGGTTATTTCAACCCCCGGGAGTGTCCGGTGGCCAGTCTGTCCGCGGGTGAGGTGGGTTATATCGCTACCGGTCTCAAGACCGTCGGCGACTGCTCGGTCGGCGATACGGTTACTTCTGTGGCTACGCCTGCCGCTGAACCGCTGGCGGCTTACCGTCCGGCCAAACCGATGGTGTTCGCCGGGATTTATCCGACGCAGGCATCCGACTATCATGAATTGCGCGAGGCTATGGAGAAGCTCAAGCTGAACGATGCCTCGCTGTCCTATGAGATGGAAAACAGCCCTCTGCTGGGCCACGGCTTCCGTTGCGGCTTCCTGGGACTTCTGCATATGGATATTGTCTATGAGCGGCTGGAAAGGGAGTTCGGCCTGTCGCTGGTGGTGACGGCCCCGGCAGTCAGTTATTACATCACGCTGACCGACGGCGAGGTGATTACAGTGGTCAATCCTTCC
This window encodes:
- a CDS encoding conserved hypothetical protein (KEGG: dev:DhcVS_660 hypothetical protein), producing the protein MSKSPDSHEPEPQILIKPLPQILDEMDANIRAAVQAARQAEAAAAQASGAADNATKAAHEADKRAVEARQAGEQAAEKATRAAATAASEAKKAADEAAGKAEEAKQGAETAAQVFQKTADEAAQKAEIAGASARTAAEEAAKVSDEAARRAETAGLAAQRMAEESRKASDAAREAALAAAARAEESSRSVQEAAAEAMRKAQEAATKALDSAEEARRLAEDAAARSESASNAARSAAEQASQVASEAAHRAEEAAAQAEKTARAAKYAAEEATAKAQDVEMTALESAQAAARAAEEAAARAELTALSTREALENSIEEALAAGSQAEKAAADAAEVASALLHEPSRETITRALRAGRAAKSAAAAAFRAAEDTARRSELANIAGDVALEAATHIEGDSSAGVVEAGNAAKSAARQGFDTALAVKVQAGKADEAGDSLVDTAGEAADRLTSQTIESANSRALEVKKAAEDAAARATETSRLAREAAEAASLRAETADHSAREAVENFQKTTAQATAQAEAAAAEAVSKAEKAAASATETSRSARAAAESASAQAQAADKSVRSAVASFESLTEKATSQAENAANEAVRKAEEAAKAATEAAAQAEAAARASADLSTKSAREASSAASRSAAEAAEKAEAASAAAVEAAGKAEASAREAIDRASRLAAEAAERAEKSAREAESVATTAKKAAEEAGARAERAESAARNAADTAVRAAEDSAASSRESSARAANMAVSAREAANEALSKAEEAMVKAVIKRLTSGTWITLLVVINLSIVLAAVMFAVALGAIN
- a CDS encoding GTP-binding protein LepA (KEGG: dev:DhcVS_762 GTP-binding protein~TIGRFAM: GTP-binding protein LepA; small GTP-binding protein~PFAM: protein synthesis factor GTP-binding; elongation factor Tu domain 2 protein; elongation factor G domain protein; GTP-binding protein LepA domain protein), with product MGQSNIRNFCIIAHIDHGKSTLADRLIESTGAMRREEMAEQVMDRMELERERGITIKAKAMRLNYIAADGNTYLLNLIDTPGHVDFSYEVSRTLAACEGAVLLIDVTQGIQAQTLANVYLAMEHNLEIIPVLNKVDLPSGEPERVMDEVESVLGYGEQETLKVSGKTGQGVRELLEAVVERVPPPSGDRSQPLRALIFDSHYDPYKGVIAYLRVVDGRIASGDRLKLMGQGTVLEVLEVGYFNPRECPVASLSAGEVGYIATGLKTVGDCSVGDTVTSVATPAAEPLAAYRPAKPMVFAGIYPTQASDYHELREAMEKLKLNDASLSYEMENSPLLGHGFRCGFLGLLHMDIVYERLEREFGLSLVVTAPAVSYYITLTDGEVITVVNPSELPTPAEIARMEEPWVKIRVLVPSRYIGAVMELEREFGGIHRHTEFLGHSTGSEGSQRVQLDYDMPLRSMLTTFYDQLKSRTNGYASLDYEFDGYRDARLVKIDVLVNNILVDAFSRIVPPEQAQDVGKSLVHKLKEVIPRQMFTIPIQAAVGGRIVARADIPAKRKDVLAKCYGGDITRKRKLLEKQKEGKKKMKTIGQVEVPKEAFLSVLKTDLK
- a CDS encoding oxygen-independent coproporphyrinogen III oxidase (TIGRFAM: oxygen-independent coproporphyrinogen III oxidase~PFAM: HemN domain protein; Radical SAM domain protein~KEGG: deh:cbdb_A840 oxygen-independent coproporphyrinogen III oxidase~SMART: Elongator protein 3/MiaB/NifB), encoding MSDLSLYFHLPFCRRRCRYCSFVTQAGREALIPEYVAALEAELRLRRRSGAVVRTIYFGGGTPSLAGAELIGRLVRAVADEYEIGPGAEITLETNPGTVEMAGFRGFRAAGINRLSLGAQSLADRELEYLGRTHSADRVGEAVEEARRAGFDNISLDFIYGLPGRSPVDWRRMLADITTLGAEHLSFYGLSIDAGTPLAEAVAAGRDEPVDPDAAADEYESASDCLERAGYLQYEISNWAAPGRESRHNLVYWQGGEYLGLGAGAHSYADGRRTANSPDTDEYLECLVERRSAGVFEETITPEMGLSETVILGLRLNRGVSAGDIRRRFGIDLFSAYATEIEELRSFGLLEPSGRENLRLTRRGRLLGNEVFLRFLPFSD